DNA sequence from the Juglans microcarpa x Juglans regia isolate MS1-56 chromosome 5S, Jm3101_v1.0, whole genome shotgun sequence genome:
ATACTACATCCTTCTCGAGTCAGGTCATCAAATTGGGCGAACAAACCAACAAACTATAAGGCTCGGTTTGGATGCCCAGATGAGatataaactatctcatctaaCTATACTTCATCTTTCATATGCCTATCCAAACGAtagaatacaaaatattatcccatctatgatttttcaatcattGCTACAGTAACAATACAGTACCGCTACAATGGATCTGCTACAAAGTTTCATCTGCCTCTACAGTATCGCTATAGTAACGCTGACtaccacatttttaatatatataattatctattagaatattttattttattgtaatatataattagaaaaatatatttcaaattttataaaatatagtataataaataggtcataattagaataatttcgTTTAACAAAGAAATGTGTTCATGTTTGGGACTATTGAAATAATCACGACcaactacaaaaaatatattttaggaaaGTCAAaacatttatgatttttttaattaataatagatataatttatttttagtattgtcaTAATATTTTGCACTCAATaattataaatacttttcaataattggtgggacttatcactttatcaaatctctaaaaaattaaaatcatttcatctcatctcatctcatctcactatccaaacatactatttttttacaaaatatctcaactcatctcactatctaaatcaaagttttaaattctGTTCCGGTGAGCATTCCGATTGAAGcactaaaacaaaatttttcGATACGGGTACATTTTGATGTACCATTTCAAGATAAacatattatgaaaaaaattatatatataataactatattccaaaataaaatcaatacaattcCTAAAAACTTAAGATACCtaataaacttaataatacttttcaatagtcaatgcaagttttaaatacacatatttataaaatttaataaaataatcaataaacacaCCAACCCATTGCTCCCTCAAGTAAATGCCTCCGTGTATATAACATTCATAATGATAATCACAAGGACGCCCTTCTTCTCTGACTTCCCataaagaaaacattttaaaaacatataagcaactttttttattttttgcctgAAAATCCCATCTCTTTTGTTTATTACATGGTAGATGGAGACGTGTACAAACACATATTTCGATTACTATTCTAGAATGAAAAATTCGACCGAAATGGAACAGTTTTCAAAACTTTAATCCAAACACACACTTTTTTACAAtctatctcatctaatcttaactaaaaaattttattactatttaaaatatgtcatatcaTCTGAACTGAGTAACTAAATGAGGCCTAAGTTACACAAACCCAACAATTATGTTGGCCTATCATGGACTCTCTCAACTCCAAAAGCTAGCTCAAAAGGTAAACTTTCTCTCACACTTATAAACTGACCATCAGTTCCTTCACAACTGATGTAGGATAACCCAACAATTAGGAGTGTAAAAATTAACGGGAAACCGGTCCGGACCAATCCAAACAGGTAGAATCGGTCCGGTCTAGGAATGATTCCCTTAGTTCCAAAACCAACTGGTACCAGTCCGGTTCTGGTTCTATGCTTTTTAGGATCGGACTGGTtcgttatattatatattttaattaatcttttaatattatatataatattttttatattatatataataatataaatattatatatataataatataaattgtaattatatataagataatgttattataatttataacataaaactttaatcttaaacatgaaaatttatttaatcatatgatttaaatataaattatatatattaaaaacattatATGGCCTaacaaattctcaatatattctttttgataagtacattagtaaattagtaatactaatatgcattagtatataatgtatattaattacaatttacattttatggcctaatactaagggcaggtttggatgttgagatgagataagaattttgagatttttgtgaatagtattaagatgaaaaaagttgaaattttagaaatatggATTTAATAATGCAAGTGGGTCCCATttagatatgtttggatgtaaagtgagatgagatttttggaatttgttattggGATTGTGGGTCCCACCAAATCATCCTCCCGAGGCCACTGTTTTTAGGATTGCCTCTTCGTTGCCCTGCCCTTTCACTCGATTGGCATTTTCACCCCAATTTGGACAGAATGCCCCTCCTCCCACAGCAGAAGCACCCCAATCCTGCAGCACTGAGACGACGCACCGACGAAATTTCCAACAGGAATTTCTCGAGAACCACTGCTCCTCGACACGTCGAACCGTCGGTAAGTTTCGAGGGCCTTCCCGAGGGTAATGGTTTCAACATTTTCGTAGGTGGAGTTTAGGGTTTCATTTTCGATGGATTCAAGCACTGCTGGTTTGGCCCCTCTGATTAAAATGCCTAGATTTTTAAGATTTGTGCAGGGTAGGTTTCGTATTTGTGTCTTCTTTGTTGTTGATGTTTTGATCACTTCAGTCCTCTACGTGCAGTAATCCGGACCTATTTTAGGGTGTAAATTTCTGGGATTTTCATCCCCATTTCAGCAGCTCTATGGGTCGATGTAAACATAATAACATCGTATCCATGAGGGTTCCTCTGTGTCGACCCCCGTAGCACCACCGTTATTTTGTTTGCCATGTCCTGGTTGTAATTTAGGGAGCAATTGTTCCTCACCTGTTAATTCATACATATATGAATTACTTTACTGCCAGTCCATGTGTCAATGCATTTACTTATAAGTACCCGCATACATTGTGGCATTCCCTCCAAACTGCGGACGTCCGCCCAGCCCAACAGTTTTGGTCGGAGGTTTTTTAATTGTCGACATTATAAGGCTCAAAAGCGGTGTGGATTTTTCGAATGGCATGATCTTGCATGGAATCAACCGGATTGTTGTAAGCGCACCTTAGAGTTAGCAGAACGAAGAAACGAAAGGATCACAGATGAACGTGCAAGAATAGAACATCAAAGATTTCAATCTATGAAGACCAAGTACAAATGTGCGTTGATAGGGtcttgggttttatttattgccttattggtttgttttaaattttccaaGGTTAATGATAATGTTGACCGTTTAATGTTGCACTAACGTCAAAACTTGTCCACTGActattgtaattaatttttaggattacttgtttttttctctAGAATGTAGTggttgtaattaatttttaggATTACTTGTTTTGCACTAATGAAGAACATGCTCGATATTTAACTTGTGATGTGCTCCCTTATACATTAGGGTTAATAACTGAAGCAAACAACCAAATTTGTGTACAAATCAATTATAGACAATAATATAGTCAAATGCATTGTTTGcttttggaataaaatattcGGATAATAaacgtgcatatatatatatatatcaaaatcacGATCATCCATGATCGTATACATAGAATGCTAGACGAAAACTTAAGCACAACATTTCGGTCCCCACATTGATATTGACAGTACAATTAACAACAATTACAAGCAATGCAAAGCATTCATCCCCCATTCCGATGAGCCCACATAGGAATCCCAATCCCATCCCTCTGTGTAGCCATCGCTCCGGCTGACTCATGAGACATGTCTACCACTTCTTCCGTCTCGTCCACATCCTCTCCCTCAGGCATATTCCCTCCATTGAACTGAAGCCCCAATGCATACTGAATGTATTCATCATTCGGCGTCACCATCTTAATCAGGTTGTGCAGAGTACAACATGCAGTCACAATCATCCCTTGCCTACTTGGGCTATATCGAGGCATCGCTTCCAATATTTGAAACCGATTCTTCAAAAGCGCGAATGTGCGCTCAATAACATTGCGCAGCGAGGAATGACGAAagttaaaataatctttataacCCCGGAACTGACAGGCACCATAATGATCAGATCGATGATACCTCTCTCGTGGATATGGCGGCATAAACTTCTCAATACAAGGAAATGCGGAATCGACAAGATAATAATATCCTGCAACACATGTCGATATACTAAGTTACATCTATACGGTCTTGCAAATGTCAAGGGAATGTATAGTTGAATAAGATATCTTACACTTGCGAGCAATAGCAAGTGTAAGATATCAAGGTACCTGGATCTGGCCATGGGAATCCATTTCGAGCTCGACTAAGGGCATCCAGAAAAACTCGTGCATCATGGGCTGTGCCTTCCCATCCAATATACACATACGTGAACTTCATATCAAAGTCACATAAGCATAGCACATTTTGTGCAATCCGATTATAACGATTTCTATATGCGTTGGCCCTACGAGCTGGTGCAGAAGTTGATATCATTGTGCCATCCAACGCACCAAGACATTTCTACAATCAATTATATCAAAAGACACAACCAATTACTAGTTTCAGTTAAATCACTATGAAAGATCAATatgcatttaaaataaacaaattttaaacgGAATAATTCATTACCTCAAACCATGGATAATTATGATGGTTTCCCGCAATGTAAGGATGGACCCCATGAGTGTGTGTCGGCCTAATCACGGTCCGGCCTAGCTCATGTAGCGAGCGCATCACCGTCACAACGTGTCGGTTAATAGTTTCGCTAGAATGTTGGAAACGGTCCCCTACGATGCGTTGGCCCTGTGCATGGCCAACGAGTAGGCAAAAAATGCCTATTGATTCCTCCACTGAGACCCTCTCTGTAGGGTCCATAATTAATGACCCCCGTAGCAGGTCGCATATATACCGGAATGCAGGTACATCCATTCGAAACATCTCTATGCAACTCGCCGGGTTTCCATTCAACACCGCTTGAATATATTGGTCCCCCCGTAGACCTATATTGTGGTGGGGCATTAGAACCCGACGCCCCCAGCTCTGAGATGTTGAGTACATCACATTAATAAGGTTTACCTCCTGCATTGCCGCTTCATCTCCACTAGAGGAATATGTCCGCATAAACTCATCTGCCTCACTATTATGAGAGATACTTGACGAAGTATCGTCTATCTCGCTGTTGGTCTCAATTGATCGGGTTTCCGCAGAGCTAGTTTCATGGTCCATTATCGCTTGTGATGGAAAGAAGAGTTCTTACATGTTATATTTGGAGAATAAATTAATCCAAAGGTGTAGGCATTTCATAATGGACGATCCGTCTACCTGCTGTCATCCActgcataaaaatattatgaaatatagATGAGTTGCAAAAACCTTGCAAGGGTTGGATCACGGTGGGACAATGACAAAGtactattataaatttttcaaactttattttCTTAACAACATTTATAATTTGCCAAACACAATATCAAGGTACATGTATGTGACTATCATAAAACCTGTCATATCCTAAGCTTACCATATTCATCatccatttttcttccaataCTCTCAAATCTCACTAAGcaatacaaagaaaatattgGTATGATCACGTACACAAGCATGTATTCACAAACACAATCCAACAGATGCCTCCCTCCAACAACCAAGgaaaaccagagagagagagagaatccgTAGAACCATAGAAAATACCACATGTAAACACCAATATGAGACAGTttcattgaaattaaaataaaatgctcAAAAACTTTCTTAAATCCAGCAAAGAGATTGAAATGATATGCAAAAACATCTATTTGAGCATTATAATGACATACACAATAACCATTAATATACTCAACGTACCATACACAATTACAACAATATCCAACAAGTTCATAAAGCCTAAAATAACCTCCTCAACAGTTTGTGAAATGTCAGAATGAAGGCTAAAATAAATCAAAGACATGCATGATTAAATTGATAAGAGGGTTAATAAGATAGTTCCATATCCAACATGGTAATAGCTCCAAAACCATTGTAGGATCAGGAGTGGCAAATGACATTCGGCGTCACCATCAAATTAGACTCCAAGCCCACTGACTTCTGCGTTCATCCGAGATTGAAACGAACGATCTCTGGACCCGAGTGCTCAATAAAAGGTCAAAGGCCTTGTTAAATTGATCAGGAGGTAGGGTAGGTTGTACTTCTTCCAACAACTTCATACAATGCATCTGGAGATCAAACGCTCCGTCCGACTCCATGCTAGTGCCAAAGCCTTTACTTCGCTTCCTTGACTTGCTCGACTCCATGACCTCCTCAGCAGCCTTTCGTCTCGCTTCGTTACTACGTTTAATTTCATCAAGGGTTTCGCTCATTTGCTGTTGAAGGGCATCGTTTTGAAATGGCGGCCCTCCCCTTTGTCGTTTGCGAGACCCGCTGGCATAGGAGGCGGAGAATGGTCTGTGTGAATGCAAGGGTTCTTGATCAATCACTGGTTGCCCAGGATTTTGCATATCCTTCTCAAGAAACCGCTCATCGTCACTATCTAGGGCAGGATCGGTCGATGCCCGCCCCATTGTCCCAGTGGCAACTGAACAACCAAAAATTGCGCAAAGCTGTTCATACTTTGGACATCCATGGGTCTTATAATGTTTCCATGATGAACGAATCTAACAGGATCAATTGTCATTAATTAGAATCACAATATGTAttccaaaaggaaaatgaacaCAGTAGAGCAAATATAGATCGTACCCTTATAGCATTCACCCAGTGTTCCTCACTAGCAACTGGTGCCTTCCTCTCTGGGTCCCACCCCAAACCGGTTTGTTTCATAAGATCAGTAAACTCGCGTTGTCTTCTCTTGAGCCTCCCAATTTTCCCTTTCACTTGGTCacaattgaatttttttgggCCAATAGCAGACAGTCGTTCAGCAAGCCTCAGATTATCAGCGGTTGTAATCCTCCCTTCTCTCAATCTATCCATGAGGGTGTCTTGGTACAAGAGGTCAACGAGGACATCCTCAAACCCATCACTCCATAAATCCCGATCATGTGGGGTTTCGATGATATCATTGTCCATATGCttctaatatattttcaaacgaGGACGTTTTATATTGAAACCAAATAGGGGGCGCTGAAATGGCTTAGACCACATTCATCATGCAGTTTTCCTTTATGgacaattatatttttagggTAGAATGATCTAACACCCGAAACACAATTAACatggaaataataaaaacatttcaTACTCATGCATGGGAAGATGTTGTGCGAACTATTGGTATATTAATGTACTGTAGATTAAGTGAACAGGGTAGCTCGTGGATATGGCAATATAATCTAGTCTGGCCCATGCATGAATCAATATAAAAACACTGAACATGAGCACAGAAATATGACagtttcataaatttttaaacaaaagttGATTCCTGAaactaatttcatatataagaaCGCCAGGGATGTAGTTTATACATTGCAACCTATGTCTCAGCTTATACTTTAC
Encoded proteins:
- the LOC121267305 gene encoding putative nuclease HARBI1, yielding MDHETSSAETRSIETNSEIDDTSSSISHNSEADEFMRTYSSSGDEAAMQEVNLINVMYSTSQSWGRRVLMPHHNIGLRGDQYIQAVLNGNPASCIEMFRMDVPAFRYICDLLRGSLIMDPTERVSVEESIGIFCLLVGHAQGQRIVGDRFQHSSETINRHVVTVMRSLHELGRTVIRPTHTHGVHPYIAGNHHNYPWFEKCLGALDGTMISTSAPARRANAYRNRYNRIAQNVLCLCDFDMKFTYVYIGWEGTAHDARVFLDALSRARNGFPWPDPGYYYLVDSAFPCIEKFMPPYPRERYHRSDHYGACQFRGYKDYFNFRHSSLRNVIERTFALLKNRFQILEAMPRYSPSRQGMIVTACCTLHNLIKMVTPNDEYIQYALGLQFNGGNMPEGEDVDETEEVVDMSHESAGAMATQRDGIGIPMWAHRNGG
- the LOC121267306 gene encoding uncharacterized protein LOC121267306, which produces MDNDIIETPHDRDLWSDGFEDVLVDLLYQDTLMDRLREGRITTADNLRLAERLSAIGPKKFNCDQVKGKIGRLKRRQREFTDLMKQTGLGWDPERKAPVASEEHWVNAIRIRSSWKHYKTHGCPKYEQLCAIFGCSVATGTMGRASTDPALDSDDERFLEKDMQNPGQPVIDQEPLHSHRPFSASYASGSRKRQRGGPPFQNDALQQQMSETLDEIKRSNEARRKAAEEVMESSKSRKRSKGFGTSMESDGAFDLQMHCMKLLEEVQPTLPPDQFNKAFDLLLSTRVQRSFVSISDERRSQWAWSLI